In the genome of Amia ocellicauda isolate fAmiCal2 chromosome 3, fAmiCal2.hap1, whole genome shotgun sequence, one region contains:
- the klf15 gene encoding Krueppel-like factor 15: MVDHLLLTEETFSHSGSPVGYLGDMVTDAGTYQILPSPFSEDELSDSSSFRSCSSPDSQVLSSSYGSSSSVESQDSFIDYLLAQTTLGSAPGFMWDRKDLRGSVVKEEVFEFPVFSADVKDTEVFHPTLEEIEEFLEENMEVALIEEPKEESKGARGGQQMSTGGEHKDQTVPNVAVSETKTLLSPESVKKEEVGGKPVSVDGGVPVILQIQPIQIKQEQNSASVTSQQQQPQTPPAPQPPQSDIKIAQLLVNIQGQTFALVPQLVQSANFNASSKFVRIAPVPIAAKPMGVGDASQGQSTILVGQKFQKNPAADLIKMHKCTFPGCTKMYTKSSHLKAHLRRHTGEKPFACTWQGCGWRFSRSDELSRHRRSHSGVKPYQCPVCEKKFARSDHLSKHIKVHRFPQSSRTVRKTN; this comes from the exons ATGGTGGATCACTTGTTACTAACCGAGGAGACATTTTCCCACTCTGGGTCTCCGGTGGGCTACCTCGGTGACATGGTGACTGATGCTGGCACCTACCAGATCTTGCCATCTCCCTTCTCTGAGGATGAGCTTAGTGACTCTTCCAGTTTCCGCTCTTGCTCCAGTCCGGATTCTCAGGTTCTAAGCTCCAGTTATGGGAGCAGTTCGAGTGTGGAGAGTCAGGACAGCTTCATAGACTACCTTTTGGCCCAGACCACCTTGGGCAGTGCTCCTGGCTTCATGTGGGACAGGAAAGACCTCAGAGGTTCTGTGGTGAAGGAGGAGGTTTTCGAGTTTCCCGTATTCTCAGCCGATGTGAAGGACACGGAGGTATTCCATCCCACCTTGGAGGAGATTGAGGAGTTCCTGGAGGAGAACATGGAGGTGGCTCTGATAGAAGAGCCTAAGGAGGAGTCCAAAGGGGCCAGAGGGGGCCAGCAGATGTCAACAGGAGGCGAGCACAAAGACCAAACTGTGCCCAATGTGGCAGTCAGCGAAACCAAAACCCTACTGTCCCCTGAATCTGTTAAAAAAGAGGAGGTTGGGGGGAAACCTGTGTCCGTGGATGGTGGGGTTCCCGTAATTCTGCAGATCCAGCCGATCCAAATCAAGCAGGAACAAAACTCTGCCAGTGTGACtagccagcagcagcagccacaaACGCCACCGGCACCGCAGCCACCACAGTCGGACATTAAAATTGCCCAGCTTCTCGTCAACATCCAGGGCCAAACTTTCGCCCTGGTGCCTCAGCTGGTGCAGTCAGCCAACTTCAACGCTTCCTCCAAGTTTGTTCGCATCGCCCCCGTCCCCATCGCGGCCAAACCCATGGGTGTGGGTGATGCAAGCCAGGGTCAGTCCACTATCCTGGTAGGCCAGAAGTTTCAAAAGAATCCTGCTGCGGATCTTATCAAAATGCATAAATGCACTTTCCCTGGTTGTACCAAAATGTACACCAAGAGCAGTCATCTCAAAGCTCACCTGAGGaggcacacaggagagaaaccattcGCATGTACTTGGCAAGGCTGTGGATGGAG GTTTTCCAGGTCAGATGAACTTTCCAGACACCGGCGCTCACACTCTGGAGTCAAGCCCTATCAGTGTCCTGTTTGTGAGAAGAAGTTTGCCCGCAGCGATCACCTGTCCAAACACATCAAAGTCCACCGCTTTCCACAAAGCAGCCGGACAGTACGCAAAACAAACTGA